One Tribolium castaneum strain GA2 chromosome 6, icTriCast1.1, whole genome shotgun sequence genomic window, ttaactttcCCACTCGACCCGTTTAAGGTAACACGTCTTTAACTCACCAATATTGCGCTAAAACACCACCACTCTGCCActtgttttgtttaatgaCATAACAACCGCAACTGACTTGTTATTAGTTTGTAAACAAATCGCTTGATTTAGCTCGGTTCCAGCGAGAATGTCGGCCCCCGGGCGCAAGAAGAAGCACAATTTGAAGCTCCAAGTCAGCGAGGAGGCGCCCCCAATGTAATTAACCGGTTGAGGTTATCTCGTGTTTGATTTCGTTTTGTAGAATCGCCCCGGCCAACTTGGACAAGCGGACCACTATCACAATCGGGGACCGGACCTTTGATGTTGAGGCGGATGATTTGGAGAAAATCGCCGATTTGGGCCGGGGGGCTTACGGCATAGTCGAGAAAATGCGGCACGTTCCGAGCGGGACCATAATGGCCGTGAAGCGCATCGCTGCCACTGTAAATACCCAAGAACAGAAAAGACTGCTGACTGACTTAGACGTTTCAATGAGGAGCAGCGACTGCCCGTACACCGTGCAGTTTTACGGGGCGTTGTTCCGCGAGGGCGACGTCTGGATTTGCATGGAGGTGATGGACACGAGTTTAGATAAATTTTACGCGAAAGTGTACAAACACGGGCGGCGAATACCCGAGGAAATGTTAGGTGGGGGTTCCCCATGTTGTGTGTCAAGTCACCAACTTGATTTTTCTAGGACGAATCACTTTTGCCGTAGTCAGTGCCCTCCACTACCTCCACACCAGATTACGGGTCATTCACAGGGACGTCAAGCCCTCAAATATTCTCATTAACAGGCAGGGAGAAGTCAAAATGTGTGATTTTGGGATAAGTGGCTATTTGGTTGACTCCATAGCCAAGACCATTGACGCCGGGTGTAAGCCGTATATGGCGGTAAGTTAAAACTTTGTTGTGgttcatttttaattgttgggCTCCAGCCTGAGCGAATAGACCCCCAGGGGAACCCCTCACAGTATGACATCCGTTCCGACGTCTGGAGCTTAGGGATTTCGCTGATTGAGTTGGCGACGGGTCAGTTCCCCTACCCCAGGTGGGGTTCCCCCTTCGAACAGTTGAAGCAAGTGGTCACCGATGACCCGCCGAGGTTGCCTTCAGGTCAGTTCACGGCCGAATTCGAGGACTTTATTTCGAGGTGCTTGCAAAAGAAGTACACAGACCGATCAAATTACGAACAATTGTTAAATCACGAGTTTCTCCTCAAACACAAGGAGACCAACACCGATTTTTCGTCGTTCATTTCGGAGATTTTGGATTTGCCGGAGAATCCCTGAGATTCGTGCAATATTTCTTAAGTTaggaacattttttattttagtaagaTTTTAACTAAAGGAGTCTTCGTTTCGTTTAAATTTCTTGTTATCGACTAAAGTACAAAGTGACATTGAGTTTTTATGAACAAGTTGTTAATGCACGATAGAAATTTTAAACGCTCTATATTGGACTAGAGTAAGCGTTCATTCACATAGTGTTCGTCGATAAATGCCTAATAATCCTAGTTACAAAGTCAATTAAATCGTAGCGTAGGattagtaacttttttaattttacttttatgttGCATCACATGGTTTTAAATTGGCTCCTAATTTGCTCAACACTTTTAAACTATTCTCAGTatgttgattttattaatttattttaatttcttactAGTATTACTCATCTTTTAATCATTTTAGAGTTGtacgattttaattttattgtgaagCGTGTGATAATAAATTAGTACACTTAAAATcaacactttattttttacaaacattccAGTCTTATCAAATGAAATCAGTCAACTGGTTCCGTTACACcgatatataaaaatatagttttcaCTTCGTATCGCTAAAATGGAGAATTCATTCCCAATTTTGTCCCAAAGTCCAGTCGCGCCCGCTTCCTGAATCGTTTATTTACcctaaaaacacattaaaaaaacactcagcTGCGTTGGAGCCTTACATTATTTCCTGCTGTTTGATCACTTCGTTAATAATCAGCACTAAAAACGGAGATATTGCGGCAAAAATTATCACCCAAAGTGGTATTTGAAACTGGATACTATTATCGGTATTATTCGTAATGttgtaaaaacttaaaatcgtATAAATACTCTGAAGCGCCACTCTGAAATGACACAACTTTGATTATGTTAAATTTCGACAAAGGACTAATTTTCTAGTCCCAAGTAGCCGAGACACTTACAGAATAAAACAAGTGACTATCCAGTAAAGGTTTTTGATTGGCGgtcttttataaattaaataatctcTAAAAACAAAACCTATCGAAATAACAACTGAAAAGAAtcggttaaaaattgtttttgcaaaagtgAGGCATTACCAAAATGCAGTAAAACAATGAACACAATAATAAGTCTTGCGGTTGCAATCGTCCAGGACTCTTCTTCCCACATGAACTCAGTCGATAGATAAAACGCCTGACAGGTGCAATTACGCACGCCACAAATCTCAACACAATGCTCAGCCAAGATGCCTACAAACGTcacaataacaacaacaacagtcGGAAAAAACTTCAATCCGTAACACCACAGAATAAACATCGAAATATAGAGATTGACCCCGACTTGGTTCTTCCCTTGCGGCTTCTTCATGACCTCCGGATCCACCGGAAGCCCCATCAGCGACACACTCAACAGAGGAACAACAAAACACGTCAACCACAAGACTTGCCCCGTTGTCAAAACGGGGGGCAACATCACCAGCACCGAGACCAGCTGCAGAACACTCAAGATAACGCAACAAGACACCCAAAACTGGACCGAACTCCAGAGGATTGTGACGAAATGCCGCGCCTCCATGACTAGGTGATAGAACGAGATCGGGTCCTCGCGTTTGAGGCACAGGGAGCAAGCGATCGAGTTCAAGTCGCGCGACAGATCGAGCGGTGAAACCCCCATTTTTGGCTTCTTGTAAACTGGGACTTTCTGGCACATTTGGGGGAACAGGGGGTCCACTGCGATGCTCGCATCGGCCTGCATGAAAATCCCCGCGTTCTCGCAGTTGGCCGAGGAGCCCATTATGCACACGATTTCGCCGTAGTCTTGCATGATGTTGAGCATTTCGCGGGTCGCGCTGGGCGTGCAGTCGGTAAAGAGGGACACTAGCAAGGGGACGTTGTCGATTAGCTCGATATGGGGGCGGATTTTGTCAATACCACGGGGTAGTTTCGCCTGAAATGAGCACATAACGAGTGACACATACACGCTTGATTGTTACCCGATTGCTCATATCGAAGTTAATTGGGGCGCTTTGCTCGGTACTGTCCGTGAGGCAACTCAGAGACTGCCAGTCGTGCGACGTGTTGATCTCGTTGTGGATCTGGACGCTGTCGTGGCTCACTTTCGTGGAGTAAACGCCGCTTTGATCGCTTGAATTTTTGTTGAGGCGCTCCTGTTCCGTGTCAAACTTCACAACCGAATGCTCCATGTTTATGGCACTGGGGGCGGAGAAGCTCATCGTTCGGGACGACTCCAAATTGCTGAAGTGTGAAAAGCCGGTTGGTTTTGTGCAGTTTAAAGTTTGTAGTGCGTTTGCCGTCATTTCAAAGCTGGTGTCAGCGGGGGTGCGCATGCGTGGCCACGCCTCTAGTAGGCGTGGCAAGCTATTGGACACGGCTTTGAAATTCGCCCAACTTGACCacgatttgtataaaaaacagTGCAGAAATGTTTAATGTTGTACCTATCAGAGAGCAAACAAGACCTTTCGTCATTATGCGGCGTTAGCTTGCGAGCACTTTGCGATAACCGTCTCTGTCTTTCGTGCCGAGGATTGGTACTAACGGTTTCCGCTTGTCCACTATCACGTCTGTCCTCCCAGCAATTAGTACAATAAAACACACAAACATTTAAGTGAACAGAGATTagtaaaagtgaaaaagaatCCCACATCAAGTCACccatatttaaaacaaatgaaagTCAAGGGGGGAAAGAATCTGTAACGGAACTGAGGTGAGATTACCAAGCATTAAGGACGAACATGTAAATGCCCACCGAATTGAATCTGCTCTATTCTAACCTGTTGCGTTCGCTCAAAAGGGAAATGTGGCAATTCCAGCCGCTTTCCAGGCCCATTTTCTCGCTGAAAACGCGCGAACGCAGCTCGTTTTCCTTGCTGAAATGGACGAATCGGATGCAGGCACGTTCCAGCTGTTCGATTAGCTGCACCTGGAACATGGTGTAACGCGAGGTATCACCTCAGTCAGGCTCACCATATCGGTCAATGCCTGGTACTGCATAGTCACCATTCCGATAAAGACCTGATTACACTGCATTTGGAAGCAACTCTCAGCATCGGAAACATCAACCGACGGACAATCATTGTACAAAAGCGAGTCtacgaaataattttgcaaaccCTGTCACCAAATCACAATGTAATACCAGTGCTAAAAAATTGCCCCAAAGGAGTCTTAATTTTCGGCTCAAGGACGCTCTTGCAGTCCCAATGGACTGGCGTCGGACTCCGGTAATTCATATACAAGTGTCTACTATCACTCGGCAATTCCAAATAAACTCCCCCTAATTTACTACTAACACATTTATTTAAGGGCCTGTAAGCGAACGCCGTACAATACGCCGTGAGGCTGCTCCTCTGGTAAAAATCCTGGATTTTTTTCCGGTCGGAAGGAGTCAAAGGGCACAGATCATGCCCGTCCCAATAATCCACGCACGAATCCAAAATTATATCAGCCGTTCCTTCAGACAACAACTGCATGGAGCCACTGCTCAACTCTTTGACCACCACAGCAAACATGTGCGGGAACGGAAATTTGAGTTTTGTTGAAAGTTGAAGCGACCTCGCATACTTATTATCACTTCGGACCATTTCCGGCTGCTACAAGGCGGGGCTTAGGCCACGTGATTCGAGAGGCGGGGCTTACCAAGTGCCGAAAGGTGGAGAGTTGTTGTTCAAGCGCGAAAATTTTCTGGGCCTGGTCCACAAATCCAATTTCTTTGGCCAACTCGCACAGACACCGTCGGTTGCTCACCGGAACCAGATTTTCGTTATAAATGGCCTCGCACGTAATGTGGCTACAAAATGCCGCATAATGCTCCTgaaggaaataaaaataaataaaaccgggcgaataaaaccaaataaaaccTGGGTTTCAACGTTGCAAGTGTTTAACAAAATAGCAAGGCCTAGCGGCTTCAGGGAGGTTAAGTATTGGTGCCACTCCTGGTCGTCGAAATGGAGTTTAAAAGGGTCGCTGTGATTGTGCGTCAAGTCCAGAACTTCCCCAGTTGCGGTGTTTGGACTTTCGAAGTAGTGGTGTGGGGTGCCACCGGCGCTGTCCCCGTCAGGGGCCAAGTCCCCCACGTTGCCCAGACTAGAGGAAGGCGAAGCGTTTTCGTTATTGTGGAggaaaaagattttttcagCCGTGGGGTTTGGCCACGAGAGGATTCCTTTTTTATCGACGCACCCAAGTGCCTGAAAGCTTCCACTGAAAAGTGTCTCTACCACACGTTCAAACTCACAGTGACCGAGCCCAAGACGTGCAAAATATTGGCGGAATGTACCAACAAATCTGGCTGGCCTTTAACAATCGAAAcgaaatttttccaaagttCCTGCCGCCGACATTTCAGCTCTTGGTGGTCGATGGTCGAAGTCTCGGTGTCCTCTTCGAGGGGGTTGTCTTTGTAGGCTTCAATTTGTTTGGAAATGTCCAAAATGCAGCGAAATCGCGCCAGACCGAAGTAATTCAACAGGTTCCAGGCCATGGGGAAAACTAACGGAAGCAAAGGTAGGATTGTGGAAATGGGGACGATTAGGAACATCACCGAGGGCTGGCTGGGGCCCAACGGGAACAAAAATCGGAACAAATTCACAAGGAACGtgacaataaaacaaataggGAGGACAAAACGCTCGATTATTTTAATCATAACTAAGTGCCTCTGTTTGTTGAGGAGGGTGCAAGGCCTGTCTAGTGACTGTTCCAAGTAGATCCGCAAATTGTTCAAGTATGGGGTTTCCAGCAGtcggtattttttattttctagcgGTTTCCGTATTTTTGGGGCACTGAAAATCTCGTTGGCACTTTGTAGCGACGGTGCGTATACTTCTTTGGCGTGGAGGAGCGGAAATTCGGAGGTTTTATCAACGGCTTCGCAATAGCCGGGGCTCACTTGTCCCGGCCTTATCACAATTAGGTCATCCTTGACCAATAGGGCCCACGGTAGATTGACTAGTTTGTTGTCCCTGTAGGTCCACTGCAGCGTAATACACGGCGAAAACGGTGAACACAAGTTAGGGTAATTCTCCTTTTCCCAGCGCCCCTCCGAGATCCTCTTAATCGTGTCAAGAACCGCCTGCACCCGGTTTGGCACCTCCTCATGCCTCAATTTATTATCGTACAGTTCCAACGTCACGTTAATTAGGAGAAAAAGCAAAAGTGTGATACTCTCAACACAcaagacaaaattttgttcaattatAAAAGCAAGGAACATGCTGGCCACCGCCCACAACTGGAAACTCGCAGACACCCAATTGATCGTGGTGTCTTGGCTGGAGTGGTGGAACGTGTCTTTGATCCAGGAGCGGGATTTTCTACACAAAAGCCAAATGAGCAATGGGGCGCCAAGTCAACGCTACGCAAACCTGGCCTTTTGGGACTGCTTCAGCTGCTGCAGAACCGCCTCGATCTCGGCGTGGAGCCGCTGGAGGGCCTCCTGGGTGCTCAGACCTGACTCGTCGCCCGACTCCATCCCGTCTCACATTATGTCATCACAGAACCCACGAAACGGCCCAACTGTTTACCACACACGGGAATTTCGGGAATtcgttacattatttttgatataaCCACAAAACCTTGAACAGCTGTCAACTGTCAATTAACCGTCAAGCGTTATCACACATGTTGCGTtgtttttgcgtttttatCCCCGAAATTCGGTGATTTAATCACACTGAGGGTGGAGTTGCGTGAATCCAAGTGTACAAAAGTGTAATTTGTATGAGTCCAACACGTGCCTGGTTAGTGCCGTCAAGGACGTTGGGTTTAGTTCTGGCCACTATTCAAGGTGAGCGATCCCATTTTTAGCGCACATTCAACAAGTGGCATTTCGGACCGCTTCCTAGTGAGCCTCCCCCcgattataaataattttcaaatttttgttaaatttatctGTTTGTTTTGATAGTTCAGTAAAATGGAATCGAATAATGTGCAGTACCAGTCGAAACTCCACCAGCTCTTCCAGAAGTTTCTCGAGCCCGATTTTGAGATCAAAACCGACACTTATCTCAATCGTCTTCTGACCCATCTCTCAAGCCAGGAAAAAACaggtttatttgtttatttacctTCTGCATTGTGGCATTTATCAGTGCATATGTTACAGTCGATGGGCCCCTCACCGACAACCAGATTTTCACCGATTGGTTAACCCAGGCTGTGACGATATGGGAATCACAGAAAATCACCCCTTCGGCCAAAATCGCCTCTTTCGCCCTGAATTTGGCGAGTCTCGTTTCGCGCAACGAGGGGCGGTTTTGCCACTTGAGGGGCGGCAATTTCTACCCGACTTTGCTCAACGTGGTCAAGGCAAGGCAACCGGAGACCGCCCCGGGGGTCAAGTTGGGGTACATCAAGCTCCTGGGGGCGTTCCTGGAGCACAAGTCGGGGATTGAGTGGCTGATCGGGGGCGACTTGTGGGCCGATGTCCTCAGGTTCAGTTTAACCAATCAGACGGTTTACATCACGCGGGAGGGGTACAGGTTTATTGCGAAACTTCTGGAGCAGACAATTGACGTGAATGAGGGGTTTTGCCATGGGGTGGTTAAGGAGATTATGGTGCCTTTGGGGGACAGCACGTACAAGGCGATCAAACCGTCGGGGGACATGATGGAGATCAGCGATGAGGCGATTTATCAGAATTTGAGCCCCACCTTGCAGCTTATTGGGGACACGCTGGAGTACTTCCTTGAAAGCGTTCTATTTGCACAGAACGATTGCCGAATCGTGCTGATTTTTTTGCGCGATTTTCACCTAGAGCAGCAGATTTGCAACCTAATGATGATCGCTCAGAACAAGTATCTGTTCTTCGACTTGGGGAAAATTATGTTTGTTATGCAATTTCTCGAACTCTACATTGGGGTGATTTCGAATAATTTGAAAGTGGGGAATGTGAAAACGTCCGTTCGCAAAATAATGAGTATTTTCCGAACGAACTTCTCGAAGGGGAATTACGAAAACGTGCTGAAACTTTGCTACTACGGCCAGTTGTACTGGAACTTGATGGGGTATAAAATCCCCTGTTTGAAGGTAAATAAAGACAATGAGCCGATTTCCTTCGCCAACCAACTCCTAGTTATCCAACTGCTTCCAATTTTCGCTGTCGCGATGAAATATTGCATTAGCGATAGCAGGAATATCGACTCGGACGAATTCCGGGACCAATACGTCCAGAAGCTCTTCATGATGATGTGCGAAAACACGGTCAGAATCGCCTACGGCTGGCGTGACTTCCTCACGTCGCAGACCAACCTCTTCGAAATCGCCACCAAAGGCCTCATCTACGTGATGAAATCTCGTAAATACTACCCGCGCGAACGCGCCGCCATAGCTTTCCAATCCTTCGTCTACCTGCTCAAAGACGTGATGTGTGTCGTCAAAGATGTGCCGGAGAAAATTGCGTTTTTTGCACAGCAGGTCGCCTTTTTCTCGCTTTTGTTTGACGCGTTTGTCGTTTTTATCGAGGAGTTTCAAATCACGTGGAGGGACAGTGTGGAGACGATTTGTGTGATGGCGAtttgtttcgattttttgactATTCCGACGTGGCCAACGCAGCTCGTAGTGAAGGCTCTCAAGTTGGTTAATGTTAGTATAGTGAAGTATATGTCGCCGAATTTGGCGCTTTTGGTCGACCGGACGACCGACTCGACCATGGCGGTCTTGGGCCCCTTGCTGCATACCAAGCTGCATGACATGACCTGGGAGGTGAGGGACTCCGCCATGGAGGTGGTCTGCACCATGTCGCATCTCTCCAATACAAGTAAGTGTTAAAAGTTAGAAACTTTATTTCTGGTTTTTGATTTCGATTTGTTATTTTGCTACTCTGACGGATTTTTTCGtactgtttgtatttttttatttagccTAATCTCACCCTCAGGGACGGAAAGTACTGTAATGTGCACAGTATTTTACGGTTTTGCGCTTATTTTGAAtggcaatttatttatttattcccaACAAAAATCTTTTTAGCTGATTTAATTAGTACTCTGATTGTACTACAGCAgctcttgtttttttatatgttaAGATTTGCTCTCTTTAGACACTACGTACAGTTTTTCGCGAATTATAAACgaatataaaacaaattatggTAATGAAACCAATGAGTAGTacgtaataaaaattctattgCCAATGTAGCTAACCAGGAAATGTGTTAATTGATTAATACAAGGTTTAGACTAGTTTCGCATTAGTCTAATATACTCTATTTTTATTCCTGCTCTAGAGTTGCTAATTatttgtgtaaataaatattagaaaatcacaaaattgacgaaaaaacaagtttcaatATCATTTACGACCGAGAAACGGTGAaggatttaattatttgttgcaaATGTTATAATACAGTGGAACGAttgcaaattaaattgtaatggCTCATAAGAGATTTCTAATAACACTGATTATTTGTAGCAGgttgaaattttacaaaatatggTGTCtcaaatgcaattatttcctaaaaatcaacaaaaatgcgtaacaattattttttattctacgGCTGTCTTCACTGGAAATTAATCCACGTCTTGTGTAAAATATAATCGTTACACCAAATATTGTTCTACTTTTAATTCATGAGGGAAGTAATAGTTTgttcataaataaaatcagCAGAATAGTTCTTATTTAATTTGCGGGAAAAGTCACACTTGTCCgctatttgttttattgagtaaataattattcttgCTACTATTTGTTCAacgttattttttagaaaccGTCAACTTGTTGCATTGAAATAAAACGTAGTTgcgttgttttgtttattgttgatTTTATTGCGACGATTAGCTAgatattagttttattattatataatttaaaattacattaaatgcTAATACATGAAACATTCAGTATAAATTTtttcgctatttttttaaacatgctTTTAAATGGTCCCAACTGAATTATcgactaaataaaaattatctttcACTTACGACTATTATTAGGTAATTAAAAACAGCTCATTGATAGACAAGAATgcattaaaaccaaaatttattacataaataaagAAGGAAAGAATGGTCACtgacttttgaaataaatttggcGGTAATCTGATGAATCTCAGGATGGAAATTGTTTAAAGCGTAGTACATATAgtattttatctttatttgaTGTATTATAACAAACATTGTTAAGATATATTATGTCAAGTTAAGTGgaacattaatttatgttCTACTTAgggttttgatttattaatttattgataaatagtCCGAACATAACCACCTTGTTAAGACTgtgtaaaaattgtttgttctTGAACATTGGTTTACATTTTCAATAtaccaataaaataaaaaaatgaggcTATTAACCTGGACCAACCCTAGACTGTGGCAGGCACTGTCATTATTTTTGTCGTAtattgtatcaaaataattatataacaTCGTCTTGCACGCCATTTTTCACTATCATTATTAAGACAAAAGCCTTGAAGTTGGTACACGTGCAGGAACCCTGCTCTATTATTATATCAAGATGAagacaacaacaacattttgAGCTGTTTTGGCGGAGAAAATCGCCAACAAttcgttgaaaaaaaaagatcgACCATTAATATTCCGTTATCGCCTCTTGTGAACATTGATTGATGGCTTTGACTCTTATTGGCTCACATCACCTcctgcttaaaaataaaacttaaatcaGTGCGTcccattttttccaaacgcacattttggcaaaaatttaaacccGTTCTTGGCAAATTTCCGCGTCAAGCCTACGgtaatgtaataattaaaGTGAAATCACGTGGCCCCCGGTTAAATTCAAGTTGCAACAACGCTCACATACAAAACAACATCAGTAGTGATAGTGTCGTCCGTCATGGTGGTTTCTAGATCATGGCACTTTGACGCATTCAATCTGATAAGATGGAATTAAACGTGATTAAATACCAAGCGAAATTAAGACaattacttgaaaaattaCTCGAGACGAAATGTGAAAACGCAATCGACGTCTATTTGGATAAGCTATTGACGCAGCTTTGCCACCAAGACAGGACAGGTCAGTCGAAAACCGTGCCATTTCGCTCCTCTGATTGTTTATTGTAGCAGTCGAATCGAGTGCAATTACATTTCCGATTTTTACGGAATGGATTCTACGAGCTGTTGCTACGTGGAGCGCCGCAAGGGTCTCTCCACCGACCAATATTGCCGCATTCTCTCTGAGTTTGGTCGGTTTATTGGCGAGAAACGAGCAAAGATTCTGTGAATTgaacaataacaatttttttatcaaactgGTGAATGTCTTGAAGGCGAGACAGCCAGGCGTAGCGCCATCTCTTAAACTCGCCTACATTAAACTAATATCGGCGTTTTTGGAACACAAATCGGGGGTTGAATGGATGGTTGCTTGTACTTTCTGGGAAGATATCTACCAGTTGAGTTTGACAAACTGTGAGCCTGTTGTGGAAAAAAGTACACAGTTTATGGCAAAATTGCTGGAAGCGACCGTCGAGTATGATGAACTCTTTTGCGATAATGTTATCAAAAGGGTGATGCTGCCGTTGGGCGAGAATGTCTACAAGTCGATTAAAGCAACGGAGGCTGCCGATCAAGTCGCC contains:
- the l(2)k05819 gene encoding transmembrane protein 94 isoform X2 codes for the protein MESGDESGLSTQEALQRLHAEIEAVLQQLKQSQKARKSRSWIKDTFHHSSQDTTINWVSASFQLWAVASMFLAFIIEQNFVLCVESITLLLFLLINVTLELYDNKLRHEEVPNRVQAVLDTIKRISEGRWEKENYPNLCSPFSPCITLQWTYRDNKLVNLPWALLVKDDLIVIRPGQVSPGYCEAVDKTSEFPLLHAKEVYAPSLQSANEIFSAPKIRKPLENKKYRLLETPYLNNLRIYLEQSLDRPCTLLNKQRHLVMIKIIERFVLPICFIVTFLVNLFRFLFPLGPSQPSVMFLIVPISTILPLLPLVFPMAWNLLNYFGLARFRCILDISKQIEAYKDNPLEEDTETSTIDHQELKCRRQELWKNFVSIVKGQPDLLVHSANILHVLGSVTALGCVDKKGILSWPNPTAEKIFFLHNNENASPSSSLGNVGDLAPDGDSAGGTPHHYFESPNTATGEVLDLTHNHSDPFKLHFDDQEWHQYLTSLKPLGLAILLNTCNVETQEHYAAFCSHITCEAIYNENLVPVSNRRCLCELAKEIGFVDQAQKIFALEQQLSTFRHLQPEMVRSDNKYARSLQLSTKLKFPFPHMFAVVVKELSSGSMQLLSEGTADIILDSCVDYWDGHDLCPLTPSDRKKIQDFYQRSSLTAYCTAFAYRPLNKCVSSKLGGVYLELPSDSRHLYMNYRSPTPVHWDCKSVLEPKIKTPLGQFFSTDSLLYNDCPSVDVSDAESCFQMQCNQVFIGMVTMQYQALTDMVQLIEQLERACIRFVHFSKENELRSRVFSEKMGLESGWNCHISLLSERNSNLESSRTMSFSAPSAINMEHSVVKFDTEQERLNKNSSDQSGVYSTKVSHDSVQIHNEINTSHDWQSLSCLTDSTEQSAPINFDMSNRAKLPRGIDKIRPHIELIDNVPLLVSLFTDCTPSATREMLNIMQDYGEIVCIMGSSANCENAGIFMQADASIAVDPLFPQMCQKVPVYKKPKMGVSPLDLSRDLNSIACSLCLKREDPISFYHLVMEARHFVTILWSSVQFWVSCCVILSVLQLVSVLVMLPPVLTTGQVLWLTCFVVPLLSVSLMGLPVDPEVMKKPQGKNQVGVNLYISMFILWCYGLKFFPTVVVVIVTFVGILAEHCVEICGVRNCTCQAFYLSTEFMWEEESWTIATARLIIVFIVLLHFVVISIGFVFRDYLIYKRPPIKNLYWIVTCFILVALQSIYTILSFYNITNNTDNSIQFQIPLWVIIFAAISPFLVLIINEVIKQQEIMVNKRFRKRARLDFGTKLGMNSPF
- the l(2)k05819 gene encoding transmembrane protein 94 isoform X1; amino-acid sequence: MESGDESGLSTQEALQRLHAEIEAVLQQLKQSQKARKSRSWIKDTFHHSSQDTTINWVSASFQLWAVASMFLAFIIEQNFVLCVESITLLLFLLINVTLELYDNKLRHEEVPNRVQAVLDTIKRISEGRWEKENYPNLCSPFSPCITLQWTYRDNKLVNLPWALLVKDDLIVIRPGQVSPGYCEAVDKTSEFPLLHAKEVYAPSLQSANEIFSAPKIRKPLENKKYRLLETPYLNNLRIYLEQSLDRPCTLLNKQRHLVMIKIIERFVLPICFIVTFLVNLFRFLFPLGPSQPSVMFLIVPISTILPLLPLVFPMAWNLLNYFGLARFRCILDISKQIEAYKDNPLEEDTETSTIDHQELKCRRQELWKNFVSIVKGQPDLLVHSANILHVLGSVTALGCVDKKGILSWPNPTAEKIFFLHNNENASPSSSLGNVGDLAPDGDSAGGTPHHYFESPNTATGEVLDLTHNHSDPFKLHFDDQEWHQYLTSLKPLGLAILLNTCNVETQEHYAAFCSHITCEAIYNENLVPVSNRRCLCELAKEIGFVDQAQKIFALEQQLSTFRHLQPEMVRSDNKYARSLQLSTKLKFPFPHMFAVVVKELSSGSMQLLSEGTADIILDSCVDYWDGHDLCPLTPSDRKKIQDFYQRSSLTAYCTAFAYRPLNKCVSSKLGGVYLELPSDSRHLYMNYRSPTPVHWDCKSVLEPKIKTPLGQFFSTDSLLYNDCPSVDVSDAESCFQMQCNQVFIGMVTMQYQALTDMVQLIEQLERACIRFVHFSKENELRSRVFSEKMGLESGWNCHISLLSERNRRDSGQAETVSTNPRHERQRRLSQSARKLTPHNDERSCLLSDSNLESSRTMSFSAPSAINMEHSVVKFDTEQERLNKNSSDQSGVYSTKVSHDSVQIHNEINTSHDWQSLSCLTDSTEQSAPINFDMSNRAKLPRGIDKIRPHIELIDNVPLLVSLFTDCTPSATREMLNIMQDYGEIVCIMGSSANCENAGIFMQADASIAVDPLFPQMCQKVPVYKKPKMGVSPLDLSRDLNSIACSLCLKREDPISFYHLVMEARHFVTILWSSVQFWVSCCVILSVLQLVSVLVMLPPVLTTGQVLWLTCFVVPLLSVSLMGLPVDPEVMKKPQGKNQVGVNLYISMFILWCYGLKFFPTVVVVIVTFVGILAEHCVEICGVRNCTCQAFYLSTEFMWEEESWTIATARLIIVFIVLLHFVVISIGFVFRDYLIYKRPPIKNLYWIVTCFILVALQSIYTILSFYNITNNTDNSIQFQIPLWVIIFAAISPFLVLIINEVIKQQEIMVNKRFRKRARLDFGTKLGMNSPF